ctcttctgagcattgtagttcgcccatagtgcacttcaggtcaacttatggggtggcctcatactcagaagagatggggttacacattttggggggtattttctgctattaacctgtgcaaaaatgagaaatttggggggaaacacattttagtgaaatatatattttttttttacatatgcaaaagtcatgaaacacctgtggggtattaaggctcacttaattccttgttacgttcctcaaggggtctagtttccaaaatggtatgccaggtgtttttttttttttgctgttttggcaccaaaggggcatcctaaatgcaacatgccccccaaaaaccatttcagaaaaacgtactcgccaaaatccccttgtcgctccttcgcttctgagccctctactgcgcccgccgaacaatttacatagacatatgaggtatgtgcttactcgagagaaattgggctacaaattcaagtataaattttatccttttaccccttgtaaaaattcaaaaattgggtctacaagaacatgcaagtgtaaaaaatttagattttgaattttctccttcactttgctgcttttcctgtgaaacacctaaagggttaaaacacttactgaatgtcattttgaatactttgaggggtgcagtttttgtaatggggtatttctaatatgaagacccttcaaatccacttcaaacctgaactggtccatgaaaaatagcgagtttgaaaattttgtgaaaaattgtaaaattgctgctgaactttgaagccctctgatgtcttccaatagtaaaaacacgtcaattttatgatgaaaatataaagtagacatattgtatatgtgaatcccaaaaaaaaatatttggaatatccattttccttacaagcagagagcttcaaagttagaaaaatgcaaaatttcaaattttttcatcaaattttgggatttttcaccaagaaaggatgcaagttaccacaaaaatttaccactatgttaaagtagaatatgtcacgaaaaaacattctcggaatcagattgataagtaaaagcattccagagttattaatgtttaaagtgacagtggtcagatgtgcaaaaaagggctgcgtcctagaggtgaaaatgggctgtgtccttaaggggttaatagttaggGTCTGTTCGTTTTTATGGTAAACACAGTACTGCGTTATTTGTGCAGTCAACAATAAAAGGAAAACTCTGAAATACACAGAAAACAATACATAAgggctgatttactaagagtggagtgaagGTTTCTtttatgggttttaattccctactatttttttccacggtatttactaaggtttccctacattttgctttttattttttacacatgctctgatctgtcgggttctcCTCAGCTTAAATGCacaacattttctgtggaaaccttagtaaatatgttgggtttttgtgaaaatgtcgggaccaCGTCCCTTTTCCAGATGGCCACACCAATTCtgctgcaaattctggcgcagacagaatttctggcacacaacccaacaaaacaggtcaggtttgcaatagtaaatgagggccaatgtccttTCCATGCAGAGTGCACCCACATACTACAGACATCACGCAGAGGAGGTGTTCCCAGTCTCTGCTCGATGAGGAGACCTTCTTAGGAAAGGGTTTTAAAAGCTTACTCTTAGACTCCAATGTGTTGTGCCCTTCAGAGTCACCTCTCCTAAATAACTTCGGTATGTGCTGGACGATGcagataatgtatacagtgttccctcaagttacaatactaattggttccaggatgaccattgtatgtttaaaccattttatgttgaaaccataactatggaaacctggtaattggttctgaagccccaacatgtcatccaaaaataggaaaaagtgaggattaaagataaataagtagataactaatacatataaagcaagtccttacatataaaagaaagttgTAAATgggagttgtaaatcactgtctatgtagaggacaggagcttcttcagggtcctgtacagaacacgcaatgtcctaaaaaagtaacatggagccgccctcacctggtgtccaaaggagcaactaaccctggcGCAGGTGAGGAGGAGTAAAGAACGTAGTACCTCttggtactgtagggggcgctaccagacagccagtcagtgcatgccctTCAGTTATACAGGTCttgtaccagtgaatgcccattctgattggtcagttcttccagccattgacatgtttcacagatctggactgtctgtagcattttcCTTAATGTATAgtatcaagttacaatggtccagataagaccattatatgttgaagatattgttgagggaccattgtattaTACATGTACATATACTGTACCATGCATCTCCTGAGTAATAAGATAACTTACAGGGGGACCTGGAGGAAATGATGGTGGACACCCAGGAAGAAAGGGATGCGGGTGGCTAGATTTCTCCCCGTGCTGTAAATACACAAAATATCCACTATTAATGATTCGGTgaggaacataaaagtagcaaGTCTCCATTACATGGAAACGTCTTTGACAAAAGTCTAAACTTTTGATTTAACCTTTACCTGTCCAAACCCGGGTATAAATGGGGGTGCAGACGGCAGAAAGGGAGGATTCCACTGGGAGGACTTTGGTGCGGCTGCTCTGTGCTGATCTCTATTGTCAGAAGCTCTGGAAGACTTGTCGCTTTCATCTGTTGAATGTTCGTCCCCATTcacatcctaaaaaaaaaaaaaaaaaaagggacagtTAAGTATGAGGCTAGCCAAATGCATTTACAGATTTCActgcagacttttttttatatcaatacaaaattattttatagatacCATACAGCTTTTACAACGCCATATTATGGAACTGAAGAGCGGTGGtacctccaaatattgcaaaactacaactcccagcatgcccggacagccgttggctgtccgggcatgctgggagttgtagttttgcaaaaactagaggtccacagttttggagaccactgctgtagaggctGTGTGTGCAATCATACAGCCACTCTAAAGGCCACATTTATAAGACTTATCTGAGTAATGTTTGTATCTCTTGGCAAAGAAAGAGGGATCAAATCTCAGAAAGATCAGTTTACTTGCCGCCACTTAAGAAACTACACTGGGAAAAGCTCCTAACATACATGCTGTGCATCTCCATAGGGTTCTGCTATccctttcccgacccatgacatacatgcacAGGGAATATGGCACAGGCTATGGTGTCGGGTCCGTGCTATAAACAACTTATAACCAGCAGCTGACTTCTGCTCACAATAAAAAACATAGGCAATCATGGCGATGGCCGTCATTGAAATGTTTAGATCCCGCAATCAATGGCAATCACAGCATTTTAACAGTAAATCCCATTCATCCACATTTCTAGTGGCCCCATGTCCTCCTCCCCGAGTGATGTAATCAGGGTGCCAATGGGTTGCTAGAGAAGCTCAAGGTCTTACCTTGTGAATCGTTGAATCCTGCCTATGGCAGTCTATAGCAATAGAGTGTCAATTacgtagatcaatgtaatgcaatagcagtaCATTGCTTATAATAGGTCCAAAAAttgtaaagaaagaaaaaaaagattaaagcggtattgcaggaaaaaacctttcttcttatatcaactggctccagaaagttaaaaagatttgtaaattacttctattaaaaaatcttaatcctttcaataattatcagctgctgaagttgagttgttcttttctgtctggcaacagtgctctctgctgacatctctgcttgtctcggcaactgcacagagtagaaggggtttgctatggggatttgcttctaaactgggcagttcccgagtcatcagagagcacttagacagaaaagaaaaactcaacttcagcagctcataagtactgaaaggattaagattttttaattgaagtaatttacaaatatgtttaactttctggagtcagctgatttataaaaaagtttttttcctggataaaaaaaagaaggtttaaaaatattttgaaaaaatacccccttaataaaaattgcattttttttactgtaaaattgGTATTGCCGCATATGGAACAGTCCAAACTAAAACTATTGCTCATGGCACACAAAATTTGTCCTCATGCTTAgtaagggataaaaaaaaaaaaataataaataaataaagttaaaaaaacctACAGGGCTCAGAACACTGCAACATGACAGAAGCTAACAAGATATATGTCCTACTGGCTTCTGTTTAAGCATAccgtaaacatttttttgtagATTTCACTATTGctgtataaataataaaaaaaaaaaaattatattatatattatatttataatataatatatatatatatatatatatatatatatatatatatatatatatatatatatatatacacatacacacacacacttagatagagaatatatatatatatatatatatatatatatatatatatatatatatacacatatatacatatatacatacacatacacacacacacacacacacacacatatatctatctcatatacttTATTTTAACATGGGAGCCTAAGGGTAACAGACACCAGTGTATGATGTGTTGGAGGCATACACCTGGAACTTTACCTGGTGTATATCAAGTGGAGGCCAGTATAATAATATAGGTGTAACAAATGCTGTTACACCTATATTATAATTcggttttataaaaaataaaaaataaactaatttCACCTTGTGCCATCTATTACCCATTACATTGTTCAGTTATGTATAATGTAACCACcatcaataataaaaaatgaaaacaacaaaCCTATAATTTCACAGTAAGGGAATGTTCACTCGTTCATAATCTGCTGCGGGTGTTTTGCAGCAGAAATTCCATTTGCGGATTGTGTTGCTACCTACTGAGTTCAACCGGTCTGCAGCAAACCTGCTTGCGTGTTTTCCATTGCAGAAAACCTGCAGCAAATTATGTActtgtgaacatactctaaaggAACAAAAATAAACAGATGTATGAAAATTCTTCTACAGGAAAATGGGGTCAATGTTTGCACAAATTCTGATAAATCTCTCACAATGTGCCAAACTGAGCTGACATTTTGTAGATTCTTACCAGTTCTGGATCTCTTGGGTCACTTTCTCCTTCTGAACTGTCTGGGAAGCGTAGATCAGCCAAACTTTGCTCCTCACTATTCCCATAGCCGGTAAAGGTGACTACACAAGTCCCTCGTTTGGAATCGATAGAAGAGATTGTGGCTGGATACAGGTTACTATCCTCTGACCAGACTGCATTACACGCGTCTCCAACTCTCCACTAGGATCGCACAGGTAAATAAGAAGAAGACCATACAGATGTAAGTAGTGACCGTGACACATTTTTCAGCAAATCCATTGGTGTAAAACTGCCTGTGTTATAGTGAGGGGCGGAAGGGGAAGCCAGATAGAATATGAAAATGTTACTGTCCAAACTGGTATAATTGTCTCAATGTTATAAAGAATTATCTAAgacttataaaagaaaaaaacacacagcTGCTTTAttctagaaacagcgccactcctgtcctcaaGTTTGTGTGTGTTATTGCAGCTCAGATCCATGGAGGTGAAAGGAGCCGAGTTTAAAACCACAAACAACCagaggacagtttttttttttaaatccctggataacccctttaaagacatcttGTCTGATTTTGTGAATACCTGTATACTATACAAAAACAGTTCTGGGGTAACTTTTCTTAGAACACTGTCAGCGCTTACTGACCTGTGTAGAGGCACCTCCGGTGGACAAGGGGGATGGTAAAAACATGCagtcaatttattcatacatttttagAAACAACAACAAAGGAGCgttaacatttttttcttaataaagaTGCCCCAGCAAAAAAAACGAatttctttaaaaggggtactccagtggaaaacaattgccagaaagttaaacagatttgtaaattaatccaATCCAAATAGAAGTACCCGGCACTGCCAGGCTCAAGCACTACTCATCAATACATGTAAGACGCTCCCTTCAAGCCGATCCTGTGGACTCGATTGTGCTCACTGCGATTATGCAACAAGTAACAAGTGTAGCTTCATCCAAGAACAGAAAAAACGCAGGGCACTCACCAAATTGCTGTTACTGTGTCTTTTATTCAGTGGATCTTAAACATCAAGTGCAGTAAGACGCTCTACAGGGGTGTAATCCGGGGCTACGGTCCGTTTCTCGCGATAGTTATGCTCCTTGGATGaagctagatttgtaaattacttctattaaaaaatcttaatccttccagtacttatcagctgctgtatgctccacaggaagttgagttgttcttttctctctgctcacacctctgtccgtgtcaggaactgtccaaagcagtagcaaatccccatagcaaacctatcctgctctggtcagtccctgacatggacagaggtgtcagcagagagcactgtggtcagacagaaaagccgGTAATTACTAACCGGTAATTCTGTTTCCTCGTAGTCACGACAGCACCAAAGAGAGATGACTCCTCCCCCAGAGACAGGAAACCTGATGCTTAAAAGGAAGTGCATCTCTCCCAAGCCCCAGTGAATTACCAAGACCTAGAAAAACACTTCCAACTGGTTAGCATTCACAATACAATATTACAATGCAAATAAAGATTAACCAAcaccaaagattttttttttctcttctacaTTTAAGTGCATAACCTCCGTACAAGGAAGAAAAGTGTGGGAATAGGTTGCGGTGCTGTCGTGACTATGAGGAAACAGAATTACCGGTAAGTAATTACCAGCTTTCCACCCCATCACAACAGCACCACCAGGGAGAATACCAGGGTAACCTAGGGTGGGACCACAGCCTGCAGAACCTTACGACCGAAGGATAAGGAAGGGGCACTGTCagacccaaggcctgattatggaaacatacatgtgtttttattgtatctgtgtataaactaagacctggtggtgagaggtcattcagactgtgggtttgtgtattgccttttattgggggtctgcatactggtcccatcatataatcaaacagataaggggtcaggaatagagatgccccacctggtgggatcagagggggggggggggggggggaatggaggtAATTGGTTTCCTGCTTGCTTGAAGAGTGGAGATTACCATAGCAGATAGGCCTTTAGCTTTAAGTATCATCCGCTCAAGAGCCAGGCCGTTATGAGATCACATTGGCGCACCAAAATggttttggtataaaaaaaagaaacaattggAATGCATGGTTACATAAATTCCCTAATGTCACATGATTCCTTCTAGATACATTATCAGAATTACTTttagatcttttatttatttatttatttatttaattttagtgTCTAGTTTACTCTTATTGTAAGGGGAGGGGTGTGAAGGCAATCCGACCATTAAAACAATAACTACTATACCTTTAATTTAATCACATCTGATATCCTTCGCTGCAAATGTTATGACTTGTTATAGTtaatttgttattatttatatatatatatgctgttgtATTTTATCAGAATGGaaatttacttattttattcTATTGTATAACATATTATACTTCATAGTTTCCTTGAGCTTGATATATTATTCACCTTTTACTTTAATGtttaatgtaaaaatgtattgtttattgtatagtgtaatgtttgttgtaaaatttaataaaaatatatatataaaaaaataaaaaaaagagccagGCCGTTAGGTGCAGACTGTGGATCTCTGGATGACCTATCGGGCCCTGTACTAGCAAATCCTAAAGATCCGGGAGCACCCAAGGATTCATGATCAACATATTCCTCAGACACGAAAACCATGGTCTCCGAGGCCAAAAGGGGGCTATAAGTATTACGGTTGCCTTGTTCCTAACTGACCTTTTTGATCACCTGGGGAATAAGAATCAAGAGTGGAAAAGCATAGGCTAGCTCCCAAGTCCAGACCTGCGACAGTGCATCTACTGCTAGAGGCTTGTCCTCTGGGGACAGAGTAAAATTTCCTCACTTGACAAATATTTCCTTGTGGCAAACAAGTCTATTTGTAGCATACCCCAAAGAGAAACAATTTTCCAAAATAGCTTTGGGTTCAGTTGCCATTATCCTTGAGATATCTGGTGGCGGCTGAGATAATCCGCTCTGAAGTTCAGATCCCCCTTGAGATAGACTGCTATGATGGAGTTCAGCTCTGCTTCTGCCAAGGATATAATCTGAAAAGACAACTCCATTAAACCATGACTTTGTAGTGCCTTGTCTATTAATTGCAGAAACTGCAGTTGTGTTATCAGACATGAGTTTTACATTTGCACCCTGAAAAGAAGAACCCAAAGACTGAAGACATGTAAGATTGCTAATACTTCTTTGTAATTAGAAGAAAAATCTGTAAGATCTAAATCCCAGGAACCCTGAAGATCTCGAGAACCCATATGGGCACCGCACCCCCAGGGACTGGCATCTGTAGTAATTCATACAGAAGGAAATCTCCAATCCAGACCTTTGAGATTTTTAAGATTTAATCACAATATAAAAGACTGGAGTATCATAGGGGAGAGGGAAATCTTTCTGTCTAGATCAACCTGTGATCCGTCCCAGGACTTCAAAAGTTCCAACTGAAGGGGTCTAGAATGAATTCGGGCCCAGGGAACTGCAGGAATAGAAGAAGTAAATAGCTCTAGTAAGGACATGCCCTTCCTAATAGATATGTAGGGAGAGGAAGACACGTCCTGAACTAGGGAAACCAAGTTTTCAATCTTTTGAGATGGTAAAAAAGATTTTTGTTAACATAATACCCAGAAAGATCTTTTGTTGAGTAGGGGCAGGAGAGGATTTCTCCCAATTTATCAACCATCCTAATTTTTAAAGGATATTTACTGTATGCTCTTAAAAGGACTGTACCTTTTCCTTTGTTTCTACTACAAGGAGAAAGTTGTCCAGATATGGTACAAATATTCTGTCTCCTTCTCTGATGTGTTGCTCCATTTCTGCTACAATCTTGGTGAACACCATTGGAGCGACGGATATGCCAAAGGGAAGAGCACAGAACTGAAGATGGAAAAGCTGAGTTTATGTAAAACGGCCCCCCTGCCCCTAAGGCCAAAAGGGCCAATTCTGTCTAGGAGGTTAAGGAAAGGAAAACCCTTTCTTTTTATCTCCTGCTTTCTCCAGGATATCAGTAAGCACAGAGACAAAACGCAATTCTTCCTCACATGGGATGGCAAACAATTTGTTTTTTTAACTAATTTCACCCTGCCAATTTTTAGCCACAGAGCCCTTATTGCAGAGTTCACTAAAGCTGCAGATCTGGCTGAAAGTCTCAGCACATCTGATGAAGAGTCTGCAAGAAAAGCATCCGCCTTCCTAATAGCTGGTAGGGATGACAATAACTGATCTTTAGTAGCATCATTCTGTATGTCAGATGATAACTGATCAATCCATAAGAGCATAGACCTGGCTACGGATGTACCAGCTATGTTGGGTTTTAAAGCTGCCCCGCTGTCTCCTAAGTTCTTTTTAAGAAGCCTTCTGCCTTCTTTTAACACTTTGAGATCCTAAGGGTAAGGCACCTTTCCTAGACACTTTTGAAATGGCTACATCAATTTTAAGAGCTCTAttccagtttatttatttatttattttttatctgtttCATCAAATGGATACTTTCTTTTTACGGCCCTtggaataaattattttttatccATGTTTTCCCACTCTTTTTTATTAATTGTGACACCGTTTTATGAATAGGAAACACTCTACGCTTCCTAACTTCCAGGCCCTCAAACATAAAATCGTGTACTGATTTGGGCTCTTTTTGTTCTTCTAATCCCATAGCGGATCTCACTGCTTTGACCAGCTGGTCTGTATCTTCCATAAGGAAAACTGGTTTTCCAGATAAATACTCATCTGCAGAAAATATATAcaattattagttttagaatctGCAGAAAGATGTAGAAACAGGCAGAaatagaacttttttttatatagtaccTGATTCTGAATGAGCCGGAATTAACCCTTCTTCACCCTCTATTATGGGAACAGAAAGGGTAACTGTAGGTTGGGGAGGTGGTGATGGTAAACggtagtaaccctttaagagaGTTCTCTGTTTTTTAACCATATCTTGCATTTGCTGCAAAAGTCTCGGGGTCTCTGCTGTCATCACTTTATTTGTACAAGTCACACAATTAGGCTTGTCATAATCCGAAGCCAAActtatgcttattttttttttttagatgccttCTTAAGCGAATCCTAAATTTTTTTCCTAGGTGTCAGTAACCCCCACAAAAAAGCAAGATATAACTCACCACACAGCCCACGAATACCGAGGAGGGGATCCAATGAGAAGCTTCTGAACAGTCCCGCTTGCTCGCATCCTCCAAAGAGCTCATGCTGGAACACACTCCCTCCTGGAAGCTGGATAAACAATAAGCCGGTTGTCCAGTGTACTCGAGAAGGCAAGGGAGCAGAAAGATGATTTCCTCTTTTAAATCTGCTGCCCTTCCCTCGGAGACCCGGCGTCCGATATCACTTCCAGTCTCCGGCCTTAGTCTCCCTCTAGCCGTCACATCCTGTAAGCCGGCGCTCATGTGACCATAGCTCCGCCCCAAACATGGCCGCAGTCACCAGAGCACACCGTGCGACTCAGCCGCAGCTCTGGAACCCACCACATCCCCCGCAAGTGTACTGAACCAGCTCCAGCCTCTATAGGTAAGCGCCCATTCCTGCACCCAAGCCCGACCTATGGGCCGGCGCTGCGCTGAGGATGCGGTTGGCGGAGGGAGTGGGGAGGGTAGACAACTACCGGCTAGGGTACACAGGATGGCTCCCAACCAAGAGCCTTAAAGGGACTAAAGAACACCCGAACTCCGTGGGATTCTGCTTCCGAGGCACCCTCAACCAGCACCAATCCAGAAAGATTGATTACTCCAGGTTTCCCAAGGGACAGAAAACCACTGGGGCTTGGGAGAGATGCACTTCCTTTTAAGAttcaggtttcctgtccctggGGGAGGAGTCCATCTCTCTCTGGTGGTGCCGTCGTGACGGGGTggaaagaagaactcaacttctaCTGAAGCATaccgcaactgataagtactagaagcattaagattttttttaatagaagtaatttacaaatcttttactttctggcaccagttgatttaaaaaaaaaataattgttttccactggagtacccctttaatctggtgCAGTTTACAACAGTTATTCTTTACTAGCTGTTGACTTCATACACCACTGTTCTATGATGTTTATTATGAACCTTTGTCTTTCTatgtcccttaattttttttaataaacagtcAAATTTAagtaaataaagaaagaaaagatAAAGGGTGCGCCCCAAACGTCTGTGGTGCTAATGCCAGCTGGGTGTGATTGAACATGTGCGCACACAACGGTGTCCAATGGTTtagaacaggggtctcaaactggtgaccctccagatgttgcaaaacttcaactcccagcatgcccagacagccattagctgcagccaactgttgtccaggcatgctgggagttgaagtttttcaccatctggagggccaccagtttgagacccctggtttagAATATCTATAATACACCACTAAGAATATTGTTTATTCCTATAAATGTGTATATGCAAAAGAAAATAAGAACACTACCTTCTTCAGGGGTGCAGCATGCTTTTTCTTCTGGCTCCTGTTTTTCTTGTTATTTTTCCTTTTGGTCTTCGTATTCTTCTCTGGTGATTCAGGCTCCATAGTTATGTCTCCTCCATTCTTCAGGGCTTTCTGGAGGAATAGTATACATTACCATACATTCCTATTACAGAACCCTTCGCCATCTCACAACAATTATAGTAAAGTTTAGTTGGTGGGTGTATTTCTATGTAATGTACAGATGTCCACATCTGCTCTATGTAACTTTACTCTTTGAACTAAGATAGTTAAATATAATACAATGCACAGAACAAACCTTGAATGATGACACGGCTTTATCATAAGCTTTGATCAGTGCTGTATCGTCCCAGATATCGGAATCATCGCTCTgtttagagggaaaaaaaaaaaaaaacatgtaagtgCTGGTAACAAatttcagccttttttttttttggcttttggAAATGGCTTTTTTGAGAAtttgccagttttttttatttatttttttattgtggttAGAATGGTGTTCTtcaccaaaaaaatttaaaaaatagaaatagaaaaaataaaaaaagttgaagggatattccaggaggaaatttttttttcaaatcaaaaggTGACAAAGCtataccgatttgtaaattactactatttaaaaatcttaatacttccacagtactcagctgctgtatactacagaggaagttgtgtagttcgttgagtctgaccacagtgctctctgctgacacctctgtctgcgtcaggaactgtccagagcaggataggtttgctatggggatttgttccagctctggacagaagtgtcagcagagagcactgtggtcagactcaaaagaactacacaacttcctccagagcataaagcagctgataattactggaaggataaagattttttttattataaataatttacaaatcttggaaaagtgaaaaaaaaaatgaaacgccAAAAAAAAGGGTTTTGGCGTTTCATATTTTCCTACATAAACAAAAAATCCCAGAAGGGTCTCAGGGTAAATGTGTAAATACCAAACAATTCTTGGAGGTCACTCCTCAAGGGTTAAAGGACACCTGCAgctaaaacaacttatcccctatccacaggataggagttaagtgtctgatcgcgggggagtccgaccactgggggacccccccccccccccccgggatctccaaAATGGGGCCCCCGCATTGTCGCGCTGTGTGCCAGTTAATGCATGTAGCgtcaacctcactgaggtcgacggtacgccccctccccata
Above is a genomic segment from Hyla sarda isolate aHylSar1 chromosome 1, aHylSar1.hap1, whole genome shotgun sequence containing:
- the SMN1 gene encoding survival motor neuron protein, translated to MAGLEDSGELLFRRGAGQSDDSDIWDDTALIKAYDKAVSSFKKALKNGGDITMEPESPEKNTKTKRKNNKKNRSQKKKHAAPLKKWRVGDACNAVWSEDSNLYPATISSIDSKRGTCVVTFTGYGNSEEQSLADLRFPDSSEGESDPRDPELDVNGDEHSTDESDKSSRASDNRDQHRAAAPKSSQWNPPFLPSAPPFIPGFGQHGEKSSHPHPFLPGCPPSFPPGPPLIPPPPPMGPDIAEDDEALGSMLIAWYMSGYHTGYYLGLKQSRMEASYGKYSHPK